In one window of Camelus bactrianus isolate YW-2024 breed Bactrian camel chromosome 13, ASM4877302v1, whole genome shotgun sequence DNA:
- the PTGER3 gene encoding prostaglandin E2 receptor EP3 subtype isoform X4: MKETRGHGSAPFCMRLNHSYPGMWAPESSSEARGNLTRPSGPGEDCGSVSVAFSITMLITGFAGNALAMLLVSQSYRRRESKRKKSFLLCIGWLALTDLVGQLLTSPVVIVLYLSHQRWEQLDPTGSLCTFFGLTMTVFGLSSLFIASAMAVERALAIRAPHWYSSHMKTSATRAVLLGVWLAVLAFALLPVLGVGQYTIQWPGTWCFITTGTGGNGTSSPRKWGNIFFASAFAFLGLSALAVTFACNLATIKALVSRCRAKPTASQSSAQWGRITTETAIQLTGIMCVLSVCWSPLLIMMLKMIFNQTSVEHCKTYTGRKEECNFFLIAVRLASLNQILDPWVYLLLRKILLQKFCQIRHHTNNYASSSNSFPHQCSSTLMWSDPLES, encoded by the exons ATGAAGGAGACCCGGGGCCACGGGAGCGCCCCTTTCTGCATGCGCCTCAACCACTCCTACCCGGGCATGTGGGCGCCCGAGAGCTCCTCCGAGGCGCGGGGCAACCTCACGCGCCCCTCGGGGCCGGGCGAGGATTGCGGCTCGGTGTCCGTAGCCTTCTCGATAACCATGCTGATCACCGGCTTCGCGGGCAACGCGCTGGCCATGCTGCTCGTGTCGCAGAGCTACCGGCGCAGGGAGAGCAAGCGCAAGAAGTCGTTCCTGCTGTGCATCGGCTGGCTAGCGCTCACCGACCTGGTCGGACAGCTGCTCACCAGCCCGGTGGTCATCGTGCTGTACCTGTCCCACCAGCGCTGGGAGCAGCTCGACCCGACGGGGAGTCTGTGCACCTTCTTCGGCCTGACCATGACCGTCTTTGGGCTCTCCTCGCTCTTCATCGCCAGCGCCATGGCCGTCGAGCGGGCGCTGGCCATCCGGGCGCCGCACTGGTACTCCAGCCACATGAAGACGAGCGCCACCCGGGCGGTGCTGCTGGGCGTGTGGCTGGCCGTGCTCGCCTTCGCCCTGCTACCGGTGCTGGGCGTGGGCCAGTACACCATCCAGTGGCCCGGGACGTGGTGCTTCATTACCACCGGGACGGGGGGCAACGGGACTAGCTCCCCGAGGAAATGGGGGAACATTTTCTTCGCTTCCGCCTTTGCCTTCCTGGGTCTCTCAGCGCTGGCCGTCACCTTCGCCTGCAACCTGGCCACCATTAAGGCCCTGGTGTCCCGCTGCCGGGCCAAGCCCACGGCGTCGCAGTCCAGCGCCCAGTGGGGTCGGATCACGACCGAGACGGCTATCCAGCTTACGGGGATCATGTGCGTGCTGTCGGTCTGCTGGTCGCCGTTGCTG ATAATGATGTTGAAAATGATCTTCAATCAGACATCAGTTGAACACTGCAAGACGtacacaggaaggaaggaagaatgcaACTTCTTCTTAATAGCCGTTCGCCTGGCTTCGCTGAACCAGATCTTGGATCCCTGGGTTTATCTGCTGCTAAGAAAGATCCTTCTTCAGAAGTTTTGCCAG
- the PTGER3 gene encoding prostaglandin E2 receptor EP3 subtype isoform X8, with protein MKETRGHGSAPFCMRLNHSYPGMWAPESSSEARGNLTRPSGPGEDCGSVSVAFSITMLITGFAGNALAMLLVSQSYRRRESKRKKSFLLCIGWLALTDLVGQLLTSPVVIVLYLSHQRWEQLDPTGSLCTFFGLTMTVFGLSSLFIASAMAVERALAIRAPHWYSSHMKTSATRAVLLGVWLAVLAFALLPVLGVGQYTIQWPGTWCFITTGTGGNGTSSPRKWGNIFFASAFAFLGLSALAVTFACNLATIKALVSRCRAKPTASQSSAQWGRITTETAIQLTGIMCVLSVCWSPLLIMMLKMIFNQTSVEHCKTYTGRKEECNFFLIAVRLASLNQILDPWVYLLLRKILLQKFCQEKNCT; from the exons ATGAAGGAGACCCGGGGCCACGGGAGCGCCCCTTTCTGCATGCGCCTCAACCACTCCTACCCGGGCATGTGGGCGCCCGAGAGCTCCTCCGAGGCGCGGGGCAACCTCACGCGCCCCTCGGGGCCGGGCGAGGATTGCGGCTCGGTGTCCGTAGCCTTCTCGATAACCATGCTGATCACCGGCTTCGCGGGCAACGCGCTGGCCATGCTGCTCGTGTCGCAGAGCTACCGGCGCAGGGAGAGCAAGCGCAAGAAGTCGTTCCTGCTGTGCATCGGCTGGCTAGCGCTCACCGACCTGGTCGGACAGCTGCTCACCAGCCCGGTGGTCATCGTGCTGTACCTGTCCCACCAGCGCTGGGAGCAGCTCGACCCGACGGGGAGTCTGTGCACCTTCTTCGGCCTGACCATGACCGTCTTTGGGCTCTCCTCGCTCTTCATCGCCAGCGCCATGGCCGTCGAGCGGGCGCTGGCCATCCGGGCGCCGCACTGGTACTCCAGCCACATGAAGACGAGCGCCACCCGGGCGGTGCTGCTGGGCGTGTGGCTGGCCGTGCTCGCCTTCGCCCTGCTACCGGTGCTGGGCGTGGGCCAGTACACCATCCAGTGGCCCGGGACGTGGTGCTTCATTACCACCGGGACGGGGGGCAACGGGACTAGCTCCCCGAGGAAATGGGGGAACATTTTCTTCGCTTCCGCCTTTGCCTTCCTGGGTCTCTCAGCGCTGGCCGTCACCTTCGCCTGCAACCTGGCCACCATTAAGGCCCTGGTGTCCCGCTGCCGGGCCAAGCCCACGGCGTCGCAGTCCAGCGCCCAGTGGGGTCGGATCACGACCGAGACGGCTATCCAGCTTACGGGGATCATGTGCGTGCTGTCGGTCTGCTGGTCGCCGTTGCTG ATAATGATGTTGAAAATGATCTTCAATCAGACATCAGTTGAACACTGCAAGACGtacacaggaaggaaggaagaatgcaACTTCTTCTTAATAGCCGTTCGCCTGGCTTCGCTGAACCAGATCTTGGATCCCTGGGTTTATCTGCTGCTAAGAAAGATCCTTCTTCAGAAGTTTTGCCAG gaaaaaaactGCACTTAA
- the PTGER3 gene encoding prostaglandin E2 receptor EP3 subtype isoform X7: MKETRGHGSAPFCMRLNHSYPGMWAPESSSEARGNLTRPSGPGEDCGSVSVAFSITMLITGFAGNALAMLLVSQSYRRRESKRKKSFLLCIGWLALTDLVGQLLTSPVVIVLYLSHQRWEQLDPTGSLCTFFGLTMTVFGLSSLFIASAMAVERALAIRAPHWYSSHMKTSATRAVLLGVWLAVLAFALLPVLGVGQYTIQWPGTWCFITTGTGGNGTSSPRKWGNIFFASAFAFLGLSALAVTFACNLATIKALVSRCRAKPTASQSSAQWGRITTETAIQLTGIMCVLSVCWSPLLIMMLKMIFNQTSVEHCKTYTGRKEECNFFLIAVRLASLNQILDPWVYLLLRKILLQKFCQLRKRRLGEGGRYRGWIKTRPI; this comes from the exons ATGAAGGAGACCCGGGGCCACGGGAGCGCCCCTTTCTGCATGCGCCTCAACCACTCCTACCCGGGCATGTGGGCGCCCGAGAGCTCCTCCGAGGCGCGGGGCAACCTCACGCGCCCCTCGGGGCCGGGCGAGGATTGCGGCTCGGTGTCCGTAGCCTTCTCGATAACCATGCTGATCACCGGCTTCGCGGGCAACGCGCTGGCCATGCTGCTCGTGTCGCAGAGCTACCGGCGCAGGGAGAGCAAGCGCAAGAAGTCGTTCCTGCTGTGCATCGGCTGGCTAGCGCTCACCGACCTGGTCGGACAGCTGCTCACCAGCCCGGTGGTCATCGTGCTGTACCTGTCCCACCAGCGCTGGGAGCAGCTCGACCCGACGGGGAGTCTGTGCACCTTCTTCGGCCTGACCATGACCGTCTTTGGGCTCTCCTCGCTCTTCATCGCCAGCGCCATGGCCGTCGAGCGGGCGCTGGCCATCCGGGCGCCGCACTGGTACTCCAGCCACATGAAGACGAGCGCCACCCGGGCGGTGCTGCTGGGCGTGTGGCTGGCCGTGCTCGCCTTCGCCCTGCTACCGGTGCTGGGCGTGGGCCAGTACACCATCCAGTGGCCCGGGACGTGGTGCTTCATTACCACCGGGACGGGGGGCAACGGGACTAGCTCCCCGAGGAAATGGGGGAACATTTTCTTCGCTTCCGCCTTTGCCTTCCTGGGTCTCTCAGCGCTGGCCGTCACCTTCGCCTGCAACCTGGCCACCATTAAGGCCCTGGTGTCCCGCTGCCGGGCCAAGCCCACGGCGTCGCAGTCCAGCGCCCAGTGGGGTCGGATCACGACCGAGACGGCTATCCAGCTTACGGGGATCATGTGCGTGCTGTCGGTCTGCTGGTCGCCGTTGCTG ATAATGATGTTGAAAATGATCTTCAATCAGACATCAGTTGAACACTGCAAGACGtacacaggaaggaaggaagaatgcaACTTCTTCTTAATAGCCGTTCGCCTGGCTTCGCTGAACCAGATCTTGGATCCCTGGGTTTATCTGCTGCTAAGAAAGATCCTTCTTCAGAAGTTTTGCCAG
- the PTGER3 gene encoding prostaglandin E2 receptor EP3 subtype isoform X6 gives MKETRGHGSAPFCMRLNHSYPGMWAPESSSEARGNLTRPSGPGEDCGSVSVAFSITMLITGFAGNALAMLLVSQSYRRRESKRKKSFLLCIGWLALTDLVGQLLTSPVVIVLYLSHQRWEQLDPTGSLCTFFGLTMTVFGLSSLFIASAMAVERALAIRAPHWYSSHMKTSATRAVLLGVWLAVLAFALLPVLGVGQYTIQWPGTWCFITTGTGGNGTSSPRKWGNIFFASAFAFLGLSALAVTFACNLATIKALVSRCRAKPTASQSSAQWGRITTETAIQLTGIMCVLSVCWSPLLIMMLKMIFNQTSVEHCKTYTGRKEECNFFLIAVRLASLNQILDPWVYLLLRKILLQKFCQNSHLPSTLNSKLNMNHLKGEKIKMKKRKIYL, from the exons ATGAAGGAGACCCGGGGCCACGGGAGCGCCCCTTTCTGCATGCGCCTCAACCACTCCTACCCGGGCATGTGGGCGCCCGAGAGCTCCTCCGAGGCGCGGGGCAACCTCACGCGCCCCTCGGGGCCGGGCGAGGATTGCGGCTCGGTGTCCGTAGCCTTCTCGATAACCATGCTGATCACCGGCTTCGCGGGCAACGCGCTGGCCATGCTGCTCGTGTCGCAGAGCTACCGGCGCAGGGAGAGCAAGCGCAAGAAGTCGTTCCTGCTGTGCATCGGCTGGCTAGCGCTCACCGACCTGGTCGGACAGCTGCTCACCAGCCCGGTGGTCATCGTGCTGTACCTGTCCCACCAGCGCTGGGAGCAGCTCGACCCGACGGGGAGTCTGTGCACCTTCTTCGGCCTGACCATGACCGTCTTTGGGCTCTCCTCGCTCTTCATCGCCAGCGCCATGGCCGTCGAGCGGGCGCTGGCCATCCGGGCGCCGCACTGGTACTCCAGCCACATGAAGACGAGCGCCACCCGGGCGGTGCTGCTGGGCGTGTGGCTGGCCGTGCTCGCCTTCGCCCTGCTACCGGTGCTGGGCGTGGGCCAGTACACCATCCAGTGGCCCGGGACGTGGTGCTTCATTACCACCGGGACGGGGGGCAACGGGACTAGCTCCCCGAGGAAATGGGGGAACATTTTCTTCGCTTCCGCCTTTGCCTTCCTGGGTCTCTCAGCGCTGGCCGTCACCTTCGCCTGCAACCTGGCCACCATTAAGGCCCTGGTGTCCCGCTGCCGGGCCAAGCCCACGGCGTCGCAGTCCAGCGCCCAGTGGGGTCGGATCACGACCGAGACGGCTATCCAGCTTACGGGGATCATGTGCGTGCTGTCGGTCTGCTGGTCGCCGTTGCTG ATAATGATGTTGAAAATGATCTTCAATCAGACATCAGTTGAACACTGCAAGACGtacacaggaaggaaggaagaatgcaACTTCTTCTTAATAGCCGTTCGCCTGGCTTCGCTGAACCAGATCTTGGATCCCTGGGTTTATCTGCTGCTAAGAAAGATCCTTCTTCAGAAGTTTTGCCAG
- the PTGER3 gene encoding prostaglandin E2 receptor EP3 subtype isoform X10, with product MKETRGHGSAPFCMRLNHSYPGMWAPESSSEARGNLTRPSGPGEDCGSVSVAFSITMLITGFAGNALAMLLVSQSYRRRESKRKKSFLLCIGWLALTDLVGQLLTSPVVIVLYLSHQRWEQLDPTGSLCTFFGLTMTVFGLSSLFIASAMAVERALAIRAPHWYSSHMKTSATRAVLLGVWLAVLAFALLPVLGVGQYTIQWPGTWCFITTGTGGNGTSSPRKWGNIFFASAFAFLGLSALAVTFACNLATIKALVSRCRAKPTASQSSAQWGRITTETAIQLTGIMCVLSVCWSPLLIMMLKMIFNQTSVEHCKTYTGRKEECNFFLIAVRLASLNQILDPWVYLLLRKILLQKFCQAVTPKSRKKRATFIFVHLSISRTKLEVAGVLFYKNLC from the exons ATGAAGGAGACCCGGGGCCACGGGAGCGCCCCTTTCTGCATGCGCCTCAACCACTCCTACCCGGGCATGTGGGCGCCCGAGAGCTCCTCCGAGGCGCGGGGCAACCTCACGCGCCCCTCGGGGCCGGGCGAGGATTGCGGCTCGGTGTCCGTAGCCTTCTCGATAACCATGCTGATCACCGGCTTCGCGGGCAACGCGCTGGCCATGCTGCTCGTGTCGCAGAGCTACCGGCGCAGGGAGAGCAAGCGCAAGAAGTCGTTCCTGCTGTGCATCGGCTGGCTAGCGCTCACCGACCTGGTCGGACAGCTGCTCACCAGCCCGGTGGTCATCGTGCTGTACCTGTCCCACCAGCGCTGGGAGCAGCTCGACCCGACGGGGAGTCTGTGCACCTTCTTCGGCCTGACCATGACCGTCTTTGGGCTCTCCTCGCTCTTCATCGCCAGCGCCATGGCCGTCGAGCGGGCGCTGGCCATCCGGGCGCCGCACTGGTACTCCAGCCACATGAAGACGAGCGCCACCCGGGCGGTGCTGCTGGGCGTGTGGCTGGCCGTGCTCGCCTTCGCCCTGCTACCGGTGCTGGGCGTGGGCCAGTACACCATCCAGTGGCCCGGGACGTGGTGCTTCATTACCACCGGGACGGGGGGCAACGGGACTAGCTCCCCGAGGAAATGGGGGAACATTTTCTTCGCTTCCGCCTTTGCCTTCCTGGGTCTCTCAGCGCTGGCCGTCACCTTCGCCTGCAACCTGGCCACCATTAAGGCCCTGGTGTCCCGCTGCCGGGCCAAGCCCACGGCGTCGCAGTCCAGCGCCCAGTGGGGTCGGATCACGACCGAGACGGCTATCCAGCTTACGGGGATCATGTGCGTGCTGTCGGTCTGCTGGTCGCCGTTGCTG ATAATGATGTTGAAAATGATCTTCAATCAGACATCAGTTGAACACTGCAAGACGtacacaggaaggaaggaagaatgcaACTTCTTCTTAATAGCCGTTCGCCTGGCTTCGCTGAACCAGATCTTGGATCCCTGGGTTTATCTGCTGCTAAGAAAGATCCTTCTTCAGAAGTTTTGCCAG GCTGTTACTCCCAA AAGCAGGAAGAAAAGGGCCACATTTATCTTTGTCCACTTGAGCATCAGTAGGACAAAGCTAGAAGTGGCTGGTGTTCTTTTCTATAAGAATTTATGCTAA
- the PTGER3 gene encoding prostaglandin E2 receptor EP3 subtype isoform X9 has product MKETRGHGSAPFCMRLNHSYPGMWAPESSSEARGNLTRPSGPGEDCGSVSVAFSITMLITGFAGNALAMLLVSQSYRRRESKRKKSFLLCIGWLALTDLVGQLLTSPVVIVLYLSHQRWEQLDPTGSLCTFFGLTMTVFGLSSLFIASAMAVERALAIRAPHWYSSHMKTSATRAVLLGVWLAVLAFALLPVLGVGQYTIQWPGTWCFITTGTGGNGTSSPRKWGNIFFASAFAFLGLSALAVTFACNLATIKALVSRCRAKPTASQSSAQWGRITTETAIQLTGIMCVLSVCWSPLLIMMLKMIFNQTSVEHCKTYTGRKEECNFFLIAVRLASLNQILDPWVYLLLRKILLQKFCQTLTL; this is encoded by the exons ATGAAGGAGACCCGGGGCCACGGGAGCGCCCCTTTCTGCATGCGCCTCAACCACTCCTACCCGGGCATGTGGGCGCCCGAGAGCTCCTCCGAGGCGCGGGGCAACCTCACGCGCCCCTCGGGGCCGGGCGAGGATTGCGGCTCGGTGTCCGTAGCCTTCTCGATAACCATGCTGATCACCGGCTTCGCGGGCAACGCGCTGGCCATGCTGCTCGTGTCGCAGAGCTACCGGCGCAGGGAGAGCAAGCGCAAGAAGTCGTTCCTGCTGTGCATCGGCTGGCTAGCGCTCACCGACCTGGTCGGACAGCTGCTCACCAGCCCGGTGGTCATCGTGCTGTACCTGTCCCACCAGCGCTGGGAGCAGCTCGACCCGACGGGGAGTCTGTGCACCTTCTTCGGCCTGACCATGACCGTCTTTGGGCTCTCCTCGCTCTTCATCGCCAGCGCCATGGCCGTCGAGCGGGCGCTGGCCATCCGGGCGCCGCACTGGTACTCCAGCCACATGAAGACGAGCGCCACCCGGGCGGTGCTGCTGGGCGTGTGGCTGGCCGTGCTCGCCTTCGCCCTGCTACCGGTGCTGGGCGTGGGCCAGTACACCATCCAGTGGCCCGGGACGTGGTGCTTCATTACCACCGGGACGGGGGGCAACGGGACTAGCTCCCCGAGGAAATGGGGGAACATTTTCTTCGCTTCCGCCTTTGCCTTCCTGGGTCTCTCAGCGCTGGCCGTCACCTTCGCCTGCAACCTGGCCACCATTAAGGCCCTGGTGTCCCGCTGCCGGGCCAAGCCCACGGCGTCGCAGTCCAGCGCCCAGTGGGGTCGGATCACGACCGAGACGGCTATCCAGCTTACGGGGATCATGTGCGTGCTGTCGGTCTGCTGGTCGCCGTTGCTG ATAATGATGTTGAAAATGATCTTCAATCAGACATCAGTTGAACACTGCAAGACGtacacaggaaggaaggaagaatgcaACTTCTTCTTAATAGCCGTTCGCCTGGCTTCGCTGAACCAGATCTTGGATCCCTGGGTTTATCTGCTGCTAAGAAAGATCCTTCTTCAGAAGTTTTGCCAG
- the PTGER3 gene encoding prostaglandin E2 receptor EP3 subtype isoform X3: MKETRGHGSAPFCMRLNHSYPGMWAPESSSEARGNLTRPSGPGEDCGSVSVAFSITMLITGFAGNALAMLLVSQSYRRRESKRKKSFLLCIGWLALTDLVGQLLTSPVVIVLYLSHQRWEQLDPTGSLCTFFGLTMTVFGLSSLFIASAMAVERALAIRAPHWYSSHMKTSATRAVLLGVWLAVLAFALLPVLGVGQYTIQWPGTWCFITTGTGGNGTSSPRKWGNIFFASAFAFLGLSALAVTFACNLATIKALVSRCRAKPTASQSSAQWGRITTETAIQLTGIMCVLSVCWSPLLIMMLKMIFNQTSVEHCKTYTGRKEECNFFLIAVRLASLNQILDPWVYLLLRKILLQKFCQIRHHTNNYASSSNSFPHQCSSTLMWSDPLER; encoded by the exons ATGAAGGAGACCCGGGGCCACGGGAGCGCCCCTTTCTGCATGCGCCTCAACCACTCCTACCCGGGCATGTGGGCGCCCGAGAGCTCCTCCGAGGCGCGGGGCAACCTCACGCGCCCCTCGGGGCCGGGCGAGGATTGCGGCTCGGTGTCCGTAGCCTTCTCGATAACCATGCTGATCACCGGCTTCGCGGGCAACGCGCTGGCCATGCTGCTCGTGTCGCAGAGCTACCGGCGCAGGGAGAGCAAGCGCAAGAAGTCGTTCCTGCTGTGCATCGGCTGGCTAGCGCTCACCGACCTGGTCGGACAGCTGCTCACCAGCCCGGTGGTCATCGTGCTGTACCTGTCCCACCAGCGCTGGGAGCAGCTCGACCCGACGGGGAGTCTGTGCACCTTCTTCGGCCTGACCATGACCGTCTTTGGGCTCTCCTCGCTCTTCATCGCCAGCGCCATGGCCGTCGAGCGGGCGCTGGCCATCCGGGCGCCGCACTGGTACTCCAGCCACATGAAGACGAGCGCCACCCGGGCGGTGCTGCTGGGCGTGTGGCTGGCCGTGCTCGCCTTCGCCCTGCTACCGGTGCTGGGCGTGGGCCAGTACACCATCCAGTGGCCCGGGACGTGGTGCTTCATTACCACCGGGACGGGGGGCAACGGGACTAGCTCCCCGAGGAAATGGGGGAACATTTTCTTCGCTTCCGCCTTTGCCTTCCTGGGTCTCTCAGCGCTGGCCGTCACCTTCGCCTGCAACCTGGCCACCATTAAGGCCCTGGTGTCCCGCTGCCGGGCCAAGCCCACGGCGTCGCAGTCCAGCGCCCAGTGGGGTCGGATCACGACCGAGACGGCTATCCAGCTTACGGGGATCATGTGCGTGCTGTCGGTCTGCTGGTCGCCGTTGCTG ATAATGATGTTGAAAATGATCTTCAATCAGACATCAGTTGAACACTGCAAGACGtacacaggaaggaaggaagaatgcaACTTCTTCTTAATAGCCGTTCGCCTGGCTTCGCTGAACCAGATCTTGGATCCCTGGGTTTATCTGCTGCTAAGAAAGATCCTTCTTCAGAAGTTTTGCCAG
- the PTGER3 gene encoding prostaglandin E2 receptor EP3 subtype isoform X5, whose product MKETRGHGSAPFCMRLNHSYPGMWAPESSSEARGNLTRPSGPGEDCGSVSVAFSITMLITGFAGNALAMLLVSQSYRRRESKRKKSFLLCIGWLALTDLVGQLLTSPVVIVLYLSHQRWEQLDPTGSLCTFFGLTMTVFGLSSLFIASAMAVERALAIRAPHWYSSHMKTSATRAVLLGVWLAVLAFALLPVLGVGQYTIQWPGTWCFITTGTGGNGTSSPRKWGNIFFASAFAFLGLSALAVTFACNLATIKALVSRCRAKPTASQSSAQWGRITTETAIQLTGIMCVLSVCWSPLLIMMLKMIFNQTSVEHCKTYTGRKEECNFFLIAVRLASLNQILDPWVYLLLRKILLQKFCQIMKERSWTFYCNSCFPEFVYFFPPEKENFIF is encoded by the exons ATGAAGGAGACCCGGGGCCACGGGAGCGCCCCTTTCTGCATGCGCCTCAACCACTCCTACCCGGGCATGTGGGCGCCCGAGAGCTCCTCCGAGGCGCGGGGCAACCTCACGCGCCCCTCGGGGCCGGGCGAGGATTGCGGCTCGGTGTCCGTAGCCTTCTCGATAACCATGCTGATCACCGGCTTCGCGGGCAACGCGCTGGCCATGCTGCTCGTGTCGCAGAGCTACCGGCGCAGGGAGAGCAAGCGCAAGAAGTCGTTCCTGCTGTGCATCGGCTGGCTAGCGCTCACCGACCTGGTCGGACAGCTGCTCACCAGCCCGGTGGTCATCGTGCTGTACCTGTCCCACCAGCGCTGGGAGCAGCTCGACCCGACGGGGAGTCTGTGCACCTTCTTCGGCCTGACCATGACCGTCTTTGGGCTCTCCTCGCTCTTCATCGCCAGCGCCATGGCCGTCGAGCGGGCGCTGGCCATCCGGGCGCCGCACTGGTACTCCAGCCACATGAAGACGAGCGCCACCCGGGCGGTGCTGCTGGGCGTGTGGCTGGCCGTGCTCGCCTTCGCCCTGCTACCGGTGCTGGGCGTGGGCCAGTACACCATCCAGTGGCCCGGGACGTGGTGCTTCATTACCACCGGGACGGGGGGCAACGGGACTAGCTCCCCGAGGAAATGGGGGAACATTTTCTTCGCTTCCGCCTTTGCCTTCCTGGGTCTCTCAGCGCTGGCCGTCACCTTCGCCTGCAACCTGGCCACCATTAAGGCCCTGGTGTCCCGCTGCCGGGCCAAGCCCACGGCGTCGCAGTCCAGCGCCCAGTGGGGTCGGATCACGACCGAGACGGCTATCCAGCTTACGGGGATCATGTGCGTGCTGTCGGTCTGCTGGTCGCCGTTGCTG ATAATGATGTTGAAAATGATCTTCAATCAGACATCAGTTGAACACTGCAAGACGtacacaggaaggaaggaagaatgcaACTTCTTCTTAATAGCCGTTCGCCTGGCTTCGCTGAACCAGATCTTGGATCCCTGGGTTTATCTGCTGCTAAGAAAGATCCTTCTTCAGAAGTTTTGCCAG